In a genomic window of Flavobacterium lipolyticum:
- a CDS encoding GNAT family N-acetyltransferase, with translation MEYSIRNCEPSDLPKLVVLCQKHAEYEKAQFSSEGKENKLKEALFGDRPKVHCLVVATKDTIVGYASFTFDFSTWNAANFLYMDCLFLEEEARSFGIGEILIEKLKQIGKENNCVNMQWQTPQFNERAIKFYHRMGAKGKDKVRFTLDL, from the coding sequence TGTGAACCTTCAGACTTACCAAAACTAGTGGTTTTATGCCAAAAACATGCGGAGTATGAAAAAGCTCAGTTTTCTTCGGAAGGAAAAGAAAATAAGTTAAAAGAAGCTTTGTTTGGCGATCGTCCAAAAGTACATTGTCTGGTGGTTGCAACAAAAGATACGATTGTAGGTTATGCTTCCTTTACTTTTGACTTCTCCACCTGGAATGCCGCAAATTTTCTTTATATGGACTGTTTGTTTCTCGAAGAAGAGGCCAGAAGTTTTGGTATTGGCGAAATACTGATTGAAAAGCTAAAACAAATTGGAAAAGAAAACAATTGCGTCAATATGCAATGGCAAACCCCGCAATTTAACGAAAGAGCCATCAAATTCTATCACCGAATGGGCGCAAAAGGAAAAGACAAAGTGCGATTTACTTTGGATCTCTAA